TGCGAGAAACCACTTGCCAATAGTGTAGAAGAAGCCAAAGAGATGCTGGATGCAGCGGAGCAGGCGGGCGTTGTTCATGCCATCCACTTCTCTATGCCGCATGAACCTTCCGTGCTGAAGTTGCAAGAGATGATTGAGCGGGGTACAGTGGGGGCGATTCGCAAAATAGATCTCATTCTGCAATTCCCGCAGTGGCCACGATCATGGCAACAGAATGCATGGATTACGAGCCGGGAACAGGGTGGATTTATTCTTGAAGTGGGGATTCACTGGATTCATATGATTCAAAAGGTGTTTGGTGCCATCCGGGTAGTGAGCACTCAGGTTCAATATCCTGAGAATGGAGAATGTGAACTTGAAGTACAGGCAGCATTGCAACTGGAAGACGGGACTCGAATTCAGCTAAACGGTATGTCTCAATTTGCGGGAGAAGAACGTGTATCCATGGTGGTGTACGGTACGAAGGGCACGATTGCCTTGGAAAATTGGGAAGAATTGAAGAGTGGCCTGGTGGGACAGCCACTTTCTCCAGTGAAAGTGCTTGAATCCGCCAGTGAATTGCCTGTACTTAAACATGTCATTGCCCACATACAAGGCCAACCAGCCAAGATATATGATTTTAACGACGGGTATCAGGCGCAATTGGTACTTGAAGCGCTACGAAACACGGGAAATTAAGTGACCAAATTAATTTAATATTATTTGGGATTAAGTCCGAATTAAATGTTTAATTTTTCTTCGTTTGTGGTAATCAAGATATACTACAAAGGAGGTATATTATGGTAAATGGCAAAAAACTAATAATATCTTTATGTTTATTTTTATGTGCTCCCACTCAGATTTTTGCAGATCAAGACAGTCGGAGTGAAAAGGAAAAACTTATTGTGCAAAGTTACGGGATTTCAACTGAATTTGCTAGTGACTTAACTGACAATGATTTAGAAAAACTTCTGGCAAAGGAACCAAGAATGAAATCTAATAAAGACGAATATTTTAAGCTAGAACACTTAATAAATGAAGATAATCAAATGTTGAGGTCTTTTAGCGAGGACAACACTAATACAGTAGTTACCAAAGTGACTAGAGAAGAAGCTTTAAATGAAATAGCTAAGGAAATGCAAAGTGAAATTTCAACACAGAGTGTTGGGGACAGTAAAACTACAACAACATCGTGGCTAAGACTTGAAACAAATATGACTTATTACAATACTAATGGTCAGGTTTCGGTTAGATTTCAATGGCTTAAAAATGCTTATTATAATAAAGAGGATATTTTGGCCATTGGCCTCAGTAACAATGTAGCACCTCTAAATAATACAGCTAGTTTCGTTCATAAAACCGATACTTATAATCCACTGAATATGGATTGGCGTGAGTATACAGAGAATAATGCAACATTACGTTACCATCCTGGCGGCGTCACTGCTCAGTTTAATTTGTTTTCACCAGCAATGAATTACAGGGATGAGAGAGGGTATCTTAGTTTTACTGTCAAACCTAGGGAAAGTGGTAAATGGACCTTAAACTCATTTTATGATACTTTAGGATACTATAGGCACCAAGAGAAAGTTTTCTCAATTTCGCCTAGTGTTTCTATTCCAATAGGAGGTTCTTT
The window above is part of the Paenibacillus sp. 1781tsa1 genome. Proteins encoded here:
- a CDS encoding Gfo/Idh/MocA family protein produces the protein MVVIKMALIGLGKMGLHMVHQIENTKMDTKIEIVAVCDANEEGLASFAASHRGVRTYTDYKQLMNEHQIDLLYIAVPPKFHYQVVMEALERKIHVFCEKPLANSVEEAKEMLDAAEQAGVVHAIHFSMPHEPSVLKLQEMIERGTVGAIRKIDLILQFPQWPRSWQQNAWITSREQGGFILEVGIHWIHMIQKVFGAIRVVSTQVQYPENGECELEVQAALQLEDGTRIQLNGMSQFAGEERVSMVVYGTKGTIALENWEELKSGLVGQPLSPVKVLESASELPVLKHVIAHIQGQPAKIYDFNDGYQAQLVLEALRNTGN